Proteins co-encoded in one Cinclus cinclus chromosome Z, bCinCin1.1, whole genome shotgun sequence genomic window:
- the IDUA gene encoding alpha-L-iduronidase yields the protein MDRLWENKLIPGFELMGNPSGYFLDFEDKEHVVQWRNLITVLARRYIDKYGLEHVAKWNFETWNEPDHHDFDNVSVTVKGFLNYYDACSEGLRAASPFLKFGGPGDSFHPLPRSPMCWSLLCHCYNGTNFFTGETGVRLDYISLHKKGGGNSLYILQQEVEAVQQIQKLFPSFSSVAVYNDEADPMVGWSIPQLWRADVTYAAMVVKVIIQHQNLLISKANNTVNYSLLSNDNAFLSYYPHYFTQRTLTARFQMNNTKPPHVQMVRKPVLTAMGLLALLGEKQIFAEVKISGDESSQNSTVGVLAAVHTPSETQPSDSWQATVLMYSSEDNRTSSNVSTVTVNATHFPKLRELVYVTYYMDNNQTNPYLKWKNLGSPDFPSPEQFQQIRDAEDPLVTGPFPFPEAGILTLKQDFPIPAVFLIHICARPRSAPDQVTGVRLIPLTKGQVIVLWDDDCVKSKCIKTFEVEFSSDGKAYQRINAKDTIFTLWVYSPDRSSVSGFYRVRAIDYWGKAGLSSLPVGYVEAFK from the exons ATGGATCGCCTGTGGGAAAATAAGCTGATTCCAG gATTTGAATTGATGGGGAATCCATCAGGATATTTTTTAGATTTTGAAGACAAAGAACATGTAGTACAATGGAGAAACTTAATTACTGTTCTGGCCAGGAGATACATAg ATAAGTATGGATTGGAGCATGTTGCTAAATGGAATTTTGAGACATGGAATGAACCAGACCACCATGACTTTGACAATGTGTCTGTGACAGTAAAAG GGTTTCTCAACTATTATGATGCTTGTTCAGAAGGATTAAGAGCAGCCAGTCCTTTTCTAAAATTTGGAGGGCCTGGGGATTCCTTCCATCCCTTACCCAGGTCACCCATGTGCTGGAGTCTTCTGTGTCATTGCTACAATGGGACCAACTTCTTCACAGGGGAGACTGGTGTAAGACTGGATTACATCTCTCTCCATAAGAAG GGAGGTGGGAATTCTCTCTACATCTTGCAACAAGAAGTAGAAGCAGTTCAACAAATTCAGAAGCTGTTTCcaagtttttcttctgttgccgTATATAATGATGAAGCAGATCCAATGGTTGGATGGTCCATTCCGCAGCTCTGGCGAGCTGATGTGACCTATGCAGCTATGGTTGTAAAG GTAATCATCCAACACCAAAACCTCCTCATTTCCAAAGCAAACAATACCGTCAACTACTCTCTGCTGAGCAATGACAATGCCTTCTTGAGCTACTACCCCCATTACTTCACCCAGCGGACTCTGACAGCACGTTTTCAGATGAACAATACAAAGCCACCTCATGTCCAGATGGTGCGGAAACCAGTGCTGACTGCCATGGGCTTGCTGGCACTGCTAG gggaaaagcagatttttgcaGAGGTCAAAATCAGTGGAGATGAAAGCAGTCAAAACAGCACAGTTGGTGTGCTAGCAGCTGTGCACACCCCAAGTGAAACACAGCCCTCAGACAGCTGGCAAGCTACAGTACTGATGTATTCAAGTGAAGATAACAGGACTTCATCCAACGTCAGCACTGTCACAGTGAATGCCACTCACTTCCCCAAACTTAGAG AGCTGGTGTATGTCACATATTACATGGATAACAACCAAACCAATCCCTATCTGAAGTGGAAAAACCTAGGAAGCCCTGACTTTCCTTCTCCAGAACAGTTTCAGCAAATAAGGGATGCTGAG GACCCACTGGTAACAGGcccattcccatttcctgaAGCTGGCATCCTGACACTGAAGCAAGACTTTCCCATTCCCGCAGTCTTTCTTATCCACATCTGTGCAAGACCCAGATCAGCTCCTGATCAA GTGACTGGTGTTCGTTTGATCCCTCTCACAAAGGGGCAGGTCATTGTGCTGTGGGATGACGACTGTGTAAAGTCAAA GTGTATAAAGACATTTGAAGTGGAATTCTCATCGGATGGAAAAGCATACCAGCGTATTAATGCCAAAGACACTATATTCACTCTCTGGGTCTACAGTCCAG ATA GAAGCTCAGTCTCCGGCTTTTACAGAGTGCGTGCCATTGACTACTGGGGCAAGGCAGGCCTGTCCTCTCTTCCTGTGGGGTACGTTGAAGCTTTCAAGTGA
- the SLC26A1 gene encoding sulfate anion transporter 1, with protein sequence MERPLEATRMENNTSSCLLMERKTHAKINRKEVMLAKLRKSCSCTPQKLKKFLMDFFPVLQWLPKYRCKEYIWGDVMSGLVIGIILVPQAIAYSLLAGLKPIYSLYTSFFANIIYFLMGTSRHVSVGIFSLISLMVGQVVDRELLLAGFDLNDDAPQASGDGSLQNDNLSNTTAFNLTIAGINAECGKECYAIGIATALTFMAGVYQVLMGIFRLGFVSMYLSESVLDGFATGASLTILTAQVKYLIGIRIPRSQGHGMLVITWINIFRNISQANLCDVITSAICIVVLVTAKELGDRYKNKLKFPLPTELVVIVVATLVSHYGKLNEVYASSVSGAIPTGFIPPKVPEFNLMLRVALDALPLAIVSFVFTVSLSEMFAKKYAYTIRANQEMFAVGFCNIIPSFFHSFATSAALAKTLVKTSTGCQTQISGVISAMVVLLVLLFLAPLFYSLQKCVLACIIIVSLRGALRKFRDVPARYQVNKVDTLVWVVTMSASALVSTEIGLLVGIVFSMLCIIVRTQRPRTALLGQIQDTSFYEDDSEYENLSTVPKVKIFRFEAPLYYANRNYFLKSLYRLTNLDPNLEAARRKKYEKKEKQHLKKGNHRTANGLGIGETTLQLVPKQIDFQALVVDCSSISFLDTTGVNTLKEILKDYKNLNISVLLACCNPSVIDSLKRGGYFGKDFACMQEMLFYSIHNAVMFAKDQKLPADCSV encoded by the exons ATGGAAAGACCACTTGAGGCTACcagaatggaaaacaacacCTCATCCTGCCTTCTCATGGAAAGAAAGACTCATGCCAAGATTAACAGGAAAGAAGTCATGCTAGCTAAGCTGAGaaagagctgctcctgcacaccacagaagctgaagaaatttCTTATGGACTTCTTTCCTGTTTTACAATGGCTTCCCAAGTACCGCTGCAAAGAGTATATTTGGGGGGATGTTATGTCTGGGTTAGTGATTGGGATCATTTTGGTGCCTCAAGCAATTGCATACTCACTGCTGGCAGGTCTGAAGCCCATTTATAGCCTTTACACGTCATTCTTTGCCAACATAATCTATTTCTTAATGGGCACATCCCGTCACGTCTCAGTTGGCATTTTCAGCTTGATAAGCTTAATGGTGGGACAAGTTGTGGACCGAGAACTTCTCTTGGCTGGGTTTGACTTGAATGATGATGCCCCACAAGCCTCAGGTGATGGCTCTCTGCAGAATGACAATCTGTCCAACACAACTGCCTTCAACCTTACCATTGCGGGGATAAATGCCGAGTGTGGGAAAGAGTGCTACGCTATTGGCATTGCTACAGCCTTGACATTCATGGCTGGAGTCTATCAG GTTCTAATGGGGATCTTCCGTCTGGGTTTCGTATCTATGTACCTATCTGAGTCCGTACTAGATGGCTTTGCAACTGGAGCTTCCTTAACCATTTTAACAGCTCAAGTGAAGTATCTCATTGGAATAAGAATTCCACGTAGccaagggcatgggatgcttgTTATTACTTGGATTAACATTTTCCGGAACATTTCTCAGGCTAACCTTTGCGATGTCATCACAAGTGCCATTTGTATCGTGGTGCTAGTCACTGCTAAGGAACTTGGAGATCGGtacaaaaataaactgaaatttcCTCTTCCCACAGAGCTGGTAGTTATTGTTGTGGCAACACTGGTGTCACACTATGGTAAGTTAAATGAAGTGTATGCATCCAGTGTTTCTGGAGCTATTCCAACAGGATTTATCCCTCCAAAGGTACCAGAGTTCAACTTAATGCTCCGAGTTGCTCTAGATGCTTTGCCTCTTGCCATAGTCAGTTTTGTCTTCACTGTATCCCTCTCTGAAATGTTTGCAAAGAAATATGCTTACACCATTCGAGCCAATCAGGAAATGTTTGCTGTGGGGTTCTGCAACAtcattccttctttcttccattCTTTTGCAACCAGTGCAGCTCTGGCAAAAACACTTGTCAAAACATCTACAGGCTGCCAGACTCAAATCTCTGGAGTAATTAGCGCGATGGTGGttttgctggtgctgctcttctTGGCACCCCTCTTCTACTCCTTGCAGAAGTGTGTCCTGGCTTGTATTATTATTGTCAGCCTTCGGGGAGCCCTGAGGAAGTTCCGAGATGTGCCAGCACGGTACCAGGTGAATAAGGTGGACACACTTGTTTGGGTAGTTACCATGTCTGCCTCTGCCTTGGTCAGCACAGAAATAGGGCTATTGGTTGGCATTGTTTTCTCCATGTTATGCATCATTGTTCGGACCCAGCGGCCACGGACAGCCCTGCTTGGTCAGATCCAAGACACAAGCTTTTATGAGGATGATTCAGAATATGAAAATCTCTCTACTGTTCCAAAGGTCAAAATTTTTCGGTTTGAGGCCCCCCTTTACTATGCAAATAGAAACTACTTCCTGAAGTCTCTGTACAGATTGACCAATTTAGATCCTAACCTAGAAGCTGCTAGGAGGAAGAAATAcgagaagaaggaaaagcagcatctgAAAAAGGGAAATCACAGAACTGCTAATGGACTGGGCATTGGAGAAACCACTTTGCAACTAGTTCCTAAGCAAATTGATTTCCAAGCCCTTGTTGTAGATTGCTCTTCCATCTCATTTTTGGACACCACTGGAGTTAATACTTTAAAGGAAATCCTGAAAGACTACAagaatttaaacatttctgttctcctgGCTTGCTGCAATCCCTCAGTGATAGACTCTCTGAAAAGAGGGGGTTACTTCGGAAAGGATTTTGCATGCATGCAGGAGATGCTATTTTACAGTATACATAATGCTGTGATGTTTGCAAAAGACCAAAAGCTTCCAGCAGATTGCTCAGTTTAA